A genome region from Rattus norvegicus strain BN/NHsdMcwi chromosome 17, GRCr8, whole genome shotgun sequence includes the following:
- the Uqcrfs1 gene encoding cytochrome b-c1 complex subunit Rieske, mitochondrial, giving the protein MLSVAARSGPFAPVLSATSRGVAGALRPLLQSAVPATSEPPVLDVKRPFLCRESLSGQAATRPLVATVGLNVPASVRYSHTDIKVPDFSDYRRAEVLDSTKSSKESSEARKGFSYLVTATTTVGVAYAAKNAVSQFVSSMSASADVLAMSKIEIKLSDIPEGKNMAFKWRGKPLFVRHRTKKEIDQEAAVEVSQLRDPQHDLERVKKPEWVILIGVCTHLGCVPIANAGDFGGYYCPCHGSHYDASGRIRKGPAPLNLEVPTYEFTSGDVVVVG; this is encoded by the exons ATGTTGTCGGTCGCTGCCCGCTCGGGCCCGTTCGCGCCCGTCCTATCGGCCACGTCCCGCGGGGTGGCGGGAGCGCTGCGGCCCCTGCTGCAAAGCGCGGTGCCCGCCACCTCGGAACCACCGGTTCTGGACGTGAAGCGACCCTTCCTGTGCCGTGAGTCGCTGAGTGGCCAGGCCGCGACCCGTCCTTTGGTGGCCACAGTGGGCCTGAATG TTCCTGCTTCTGTTCGTTATTCCCACACAGACATCAAGGTGCCCGACTTCTCTGACTATCGCCGTGCTGAAGTTCTAGATAGCACAAAATCTTCTAAAGAGAGCAGTGAGGCTAGAAAAGGCTTCTCTTACTTGGTAACTGCAACTACTACTGTGGGTGTTGCATACGCTGCGAAAAATGCAGTCTCCCAGTTTGTTTCCAGCATGAGTGCTTCTGCGGATGTACTGGCCATGTCGAAGATCGAGATCAAGTTGTCTGATATTCCAGAGGGGAAGAACATGGCTTTTAAATGGAGAGGCAAACCTCTGTTTGTGCGCCATAGAACCAAGAAGGAGATTGACCAGGAAGCTGCAGTTGAAGTGTCCCAGTTAAGGGACCCACAGCATGATTTAGAGCGTGTAAAGAAGCCTGAATGGGTTATTCTGATCGGTGTCTGTACTCATCTTGGTTGTGTACCCATTGCAAACGCAGGAGATTTTGGTGGCTACTATTGCCCCTGCCATGGGTCACACTATGATGCTTCTGGCAGGATCAGGAAGGGCCCTGCACCTCTCAACCTGGAAGTACCTACCTATGAGTTCACCAGTGGTGATGTAGTTGTTGTGGGTTAG